A region from the Euzebya sp. genome encodes:
- a CDS encoding transglutaminaseTgpA domain-containing protein, with protein sequence MTVALAVLLIAAVVPLRAIFIGTDWVRPVVGGVLLSVGIGWGARRLGAGPITHLVMTLVSLAVFITIAFLPSTALWGLLPTPDTLPALRDLFLHGLELVEIRPSPTFPEAGLLLLAVGGSWLVAYLADGMLFVLASPVKAVTGAVVLWAVPLAIAPQGSSIALPAATLLAAAALVLLLGTARATARFGVAVRPSGRTGGGRGLPLSGVVLTASAIVLGLALASVLPGFRAEPLYTARGGSGTTITTNPIVDIRQRLVASDTGPVLQVTSERPVYLRTTALDAYDEDEQWTAGTISGQRVSGIVDSPPPVPTERVDVGITIDADIESGAVLAPAPFQPVEVSGPKAAVLRYDRTSSTLTVPGDAPLVDGDAYAVGAAIPQPSPDALRAQPTPPAGSAYTQLPSNVPDEVVALARQIVNAAGATTMFDAALAIQDELRTWSYSTQPDPGLGATAMLRFIDAREGYCEQFAGTMAVMLRTLGIPSRLAVGYTPGTQQPDGSWEVTNANSHAWVEVHFGDLGWIPFEPTPRTDGNVLVTSTSAVVPAQTAAQQAGEVPASGVDAVGPGELSDLMDQGRPDFEGQETAGGDADDVRAGAGGTAARVWPWAVAMLAALGVAGLVVGRRAGRVDLGAPPAERIATARRRVEVAGAAVGRGRHPAETDVEYLSRIAGGDRAGMALARPATRAVYAPAVAVEEAVEAESAARALTTRLVDAQPAWRRAYARLRLAIGR encoded by the coding sequence ATGACCGTCGCGCTGGCCGTGCTGCTGATCGCCGCCGTCGTGCCGCTCCGCGCCATCTTCATCGGCACCGACTGGGTCCGTCCGGTCGTGGGTGGCGTGCTGCTGAGCGTGGGGATCGGCTGGGGCGCCCGCCGGCTCGGCGCCGGCCCCATCACGCACCTGGTGATGACGCTCGTCAGCCTGGCGGTGTTCATCACGATCGCGTTCCTCCCGTCGACGGCGCTGTGGGGGCTCCTGCCGACCCCCGACACGCTGCCGGCGCTGCGCGACCTGTTCCTGCACGGCCTCGAGCTGGTCGAGATCCGCCCCTCACCCACGTTCCCCGAGGCGGGCCTGCTGCTGCTCGCCGTCGGGGGCAGCTGGCTGGTCGCGTACCTCGCCGACGGGATGCTCTTCGTGCTCGCCTCCCCGGTGAAGGCGGTCACCGGTGCGGTCGTGCTGTGGGCGGTGCCCCTCGCGATCGCCCCGCAGGGCAGCTCCATCGCCCTGCCGGCCGCGACGCTCCTGGCCGCGGCCGCGCTCGTGCTCCTGCTCGGCACGGCCCGGGCGACCGCCCGGTTCGGCGTCGCGGTCCGCCCCTCCGGGCGCACCGGCGGCGGACGGGGGCTGCCGCTCAGCGGCGTCGTGCTCACCGCGTCCGCGATCGTGCTCGGCCTGGCCCTCGCCTCGGTGCTGCCGGGCTTCAGGGCCGAGCCGCTGTACACCGCGCGGGGCGGCTCCGGGACGACCATCACGACCAACCCGATCGTCGACATCCGCCAGCGGCTGGTGGCGAGCGACACCGGTCCGGTGCTGCAGGTGACGTCGGAGCGGCCGGTGTACCTGCGGACCACCGCGCTCGACGCCTACGACGAGGACGAGCAGTGGACGGCTGGGACGATCAGCGGCCAGCGCGTGTCCGGCATCGTGGACAGCCCGCCGCCGGTCCCCACCGAGCGGGTGGACGTGGGCATCACCATCGACGCCGACATCGAGTCCGGCGCCGTGCTGGCGCCCGCCCCCTTCCAGCCCGTCGAGGTGTCCGGTCCGAAGGCGGCCGTCCTCCGCTACGACCGCACCTCCTCGACCCTGACCGTCCCCGGGGACGCCCCGCTGGTCGACGGCGACGCCTACGCGGTGGGCGCGGCCATCCCCCAGCCGTCCCCCGATGCGCTGCGCGCCCAGCCGACGCCGCCGGCGGGGTCGGCGTACACCCAGCTGCCCTCGAACGTGCCGGACGAGGTCGTGGCGCTGGCCCGCCAGATCGTCAACGCCGCCGGCGCGACGACCATGTTCGACGCCGCCCTGGCCATCCAGGACGAGCTGCGGACCTGGAGCTACTCGACCCAGCCCGACCCGGGGCTCGGCGCGACCGCGATGCTGCGGTTCATCGACGCCCGCGAGGGCTACTGCGAGCAGTTCGCCGGGACGATGGCCGTCATGCTCCGCACCCTCGGGATCCCGTCACGGCTGGCGGTCGGGTACACCCCCGGGACCCAGCAGCCCGACGGCAGCTGGGAGGTCACGAACGCGAACTCCCACGCCTGGGTCGAGGTGCACTTCGGCGACCTCGGCTGGATCCCGTTCGAGCCGACCCCGCGGACCGACGGCAACGTGCTGGTGACCAGCACCTCCGCCGTCGTGCCGGCCCAGACCGCGGCGCAGCAGGCGGGGGAGGTGCCGGCATCGGGTGTCGACGCGGTCGGCCCGGGCGAGCTGAGCGACCTCATGGACCAGGGGCGTCCGGACTTCGAGGGGCAGGAGACCGCGGGCGGCGACGCCGACGACGTGCGGGCGGGCGCGGGCGGCACCGCCGCGCGGGTGTGGCCGTGGGCCGTCGCCATGCTCGCGGCGCTCGGGGTCGCCGGGCTGGTGGTGGGCCGCCGCGCCGGCCGCGTGGACCTGGGCGCACCGCCGGCGGAGCGCATCGCGACGGCCCGCAGGCGGGTGGAGGTGGCCGGCGCCGCCGTCGGCCGCGGCCGCCACCCGGCTGAGACCGACGTGGAGTACCTCTCCCGCATCGCCGGTGGCGACCGCGCCGGCATGGCGTTGGCGCGACCCGCCACGCGGGCGGTCTACGCGCCGGCGGTCGCGGTGGAGGAGGCCGTGGAGGCCGAGTCGGCCGCTCGCGCGCTCACCACCCGGTTGGTGGACGCCCAGCCGGCGTGGCGACGCGCCTACGCCCGCCTGCGCCTGGCGATCGGGCGCTGA
- a CDS encoding DUF3040 domain-containing protein, producing MPLSDRERQILSEIESQLADEDPKFVRTVATLPAAPRRARLRYGIAGFVIGVVMLLGIVAHIAWGFAGFVLMLISAVTVLTQLKHMGEDHAGDLGGQVRGGISRYMEGRRSSDDGA from the coding sequence ATGCCACTGTCCGACCGCGAACGGCAGATCCTCTCCGAGATCGAGTCGCAGCTCGCCGACGAGGATCCCAAGTTCGTGCGCACGGTGGCGACCCTGCCGGCCGCCCCGCGTCGGGCCCGGCTGCGGTACGGCATCGCCGGCTTCGTCATCGGCGTGGTGATGCTGCTCGGCATCGTCGCCCACATCGCGTGGGGCTTCGCCGGGTTCGTCCTGATGCTCATCAGCGCCGTCACGGTGCTGACCCAGCTGAAGCACATGGGTGAGGACCACGCGGGCGACCTCGGCGGGCAGGTGCGCGGGGGGATCAGCCGCTACATGGAGGGCCGTCGCAGCAGCGACGACGGCGCCTGA
- a CDS encoding DUF58 domain-containing protein, whose product MLTSRGITLLSGALLAWLVGRTLGVAELYAVAVAVLAVVALGVAFVRVTTGSVAARRQVEVRRVVAGAEVPVLVQLRNDGRIPSPTLLVTDPLPEGVDAVGHPVAGQARFVIDGLRPGQLATAPYTAVAGVRGRYRIGPLELRVRDPFGAAERVRRYSSVDEVVVYPRIEPLPPITVRGAHMGSGSSDTRRVFATGDDFYTMREYVSGDDLRRVHWPSTAHRQVLMVRQMEQPWQAHGTVFLDARRMAHTLGADGTLEKAVSVAASLLHHLDAAGYALRLVTDRAAGRGGRPEPVESAMDALAVLDPSDSGGLGPALAATRGGEGLFVAVLGVPVGTGDLGSHPDVRALLGVRGFGHRIAVVLGLPGDARAERTAALLRAAGWRAAATTTARPLADVWADVTQPGRHPGLVDGVGA is encoded by the coding sequence GTGCTGACGAGCCGCGGCATCACCCTCCTCTCGGGTGCCCTGCTCGCGTGGCTGGTCGGCCGGACCCTCGGCGTCGCCGAGCTGTACGCGGTGGCGGTCGCGGTGCTCGCGGTCGTGGCGCTCGGCGTGGCGTTCGTCCGGGTGACCACCGGCTCGGTCGCCGCCCGGCGGCAGGTCGAGGTGCGGCGGGTGGTCGCCGGGGCCGAGGTCCCGGTCCTGGTGCAGCTCCGCAACGACGGGCGGATCCCCTCCCCCACCCTGCTGGTCACCGACCCGCTGCCCGAGGGCGTCGACGCGGTCGGCCACCCCGTCGCCGGGCAAGCGCGGTTCGTCATCGACGGCCTCCGCCCCGGACAGCTCGCGACCGCGCCGTACACCGCGGTGGCGGGGGTGCGGGGTCGCTACCGGATCGGACCGCTCGAGCTGCGCGTCCGCGACCCCTTCGGGGCGGCCGAGCGGGTGCGGCGCTACTCATCGGTCGACGAGGTCGTCGTCTACCCCCGCATCGAGCCGCTGCCGCCGATCACCGTCCGCGGCGCCCACATGGGCTCGGGCAGCTCGGACACGCGCCGGGTCTTCGCGACCGGCGACGACTTCTACACGATGCGCGAGTACGTCAGCGGGGACGACCTCAGACGGGTGCACTGGCCGTCGACGGCGCACCGGCAGGTGCTGATGGTCCGCCAGATGGAGCAGCCCTGGCAGGCCCACGGGACGGTGTTCCTCGACGCCCGCCGGATGGCGCACACCCTGGGCGCGGACGGCACCTTGGAGAAGGCGGTCAGCGTCGCGGCGTCCCTGCTGCACCACCTCGACGCCGCCGGCTACGCCCTCCGCCTGGTCACCGACCGCGCGGCGGGACGGGGCGGACGGCCCGAACCGGTCGAGTCCGCGATGGACGCCCTGGCGGTCCTCGACCCGTCCGACTCCGGGGGGCTCGGTCCCGCGCTGGCGGCGACCCGCGGGGGCGAGGGCCTGTTCGTGGCGGTGCTGGGCGTGCCCGTCGGCACCGGCGACCTGGGCAGCCACCCCGACGTCCGCGCCCTCCTCGGGGTCCGCGGGTTCGGGCACCGCATCGCCGTGGTCCTGGGGCTGCCCGGGGACGCGCGGGCCGAGCGGACCGCCGCGCTGCTGCGGGCCGCGGGATGGCGCGCGGCGGCGACCACCACCGCCCGTCCGCTCGCCGACGTGTGGGCCGACGTGACCCAACCGGGTCGGCACCCGGGTCTGGTGGACGGGGTGGGGGCGTGA
- a CDS encoding AAA family ATPase, with translation MANGQVAPAVGAVAGTYRRIEENVERVVQGKQEVVRLALIAMLAEGHVLVEDVPGVGKTLLAKAIARSIACTVRRVQFTPDLLPSDITGTTVYNAETHDWEFKPGAVFANIVLGDEINRAGPKTQSALLEAMEERTVTVDGTTHTLAAPFLVMATQNPIELEGTYPLPEAQRDRFMMKVTIGYPSAEAEVQVLTTHGAGDAAAALAPVASAADVADLIDTIRHLHAAEPLKRYVVEIVRATREHPAVELGCSPRAGLALLRAARAAAAVAGRDYVVPDDVKALARPVLAHRLIMTPDALMAATTPEVVIDDVLGRVPIPSR, from the coding sequence GTGGCCAACGGGCAGGTCGCACCGGCAGTGGGCGCGGTGGCGGGAACGTACAGGCGGATCGAGGAGAACGTCGAACGTGTCGTCCAGGGCAAGCAGGAGGTCGTGCGCCTCGCGCTGATCGCCATGCTGGCCGAGGGCCACGTCCTGGTCGAGGACGTCCCGGGGGTGGGGAAGACGCTGCTCGCGAAGGCGATCGCGCGGTCGATCGCCTGCACCGTGCGCAGGGTCCAGTTCACCCCCGACCTGCTGCCGAGCGACATCACCGGCACGACGGTCTACAACGCCGAGACCCACGACTGGGAGTTCAAGCCCGGCGCGGTGTTCGCGAACATCGTGCTCGGCGACGAGATCAACCGGGCGGGTCCGAAGACCCAGTCGGCGCTGCTCGAGGCCATGGAGGAGCGGACCGTCACCGTCGACGGGACCACCCACACCCTCGCCGCCCCGTTCCTGGTGATGGCCACACAGAACCCCATCGAGCTGGAGGGCACCTACCCGCTGCCCGAGGCCCAGCGCGACCGCTTCATGATGAAGGTCACGATCGGCTACCCCAGCGCCGAGGCGGAGGTGCAGGTCCTGACCACCCACGGCGCCGGTGACGCCGCGGCCGCCCTGGCGCCGGTCGCGTCCGCGGCCGACGTCGCCGACCTGATCGACACCATCCGGCACCTCCACGCGGCCGAGCCGCTGAAGCGGTACGTCGTCGAGATCGTCCGCGCCACGCGCGAGCACCCCGCCGTCGAGCTCGGCTGCTCGCCCCGTGCCGGCCTGGCGCTGCTGCGCGCCGCCCGGGCGGCCGCCGCCGTCGCCGGCCGGGACTACGTGGTCCCCGACGACGTGAAGGCCCTCGCCCGCCCGGTCCTCGCCCACCGGCTGATCATGACGCCGGACGCCCTGATGGCCGCGACGACGCCCGAGGTCGTCATCGACGACGTGCTCGGCCGCGTGCCGATCCCGAGCCGGTAG